A genomic segment from Lignipirellula cremea encodes:
- a CDS encoding S1C family serine protease, whose amino-acid sequence MANQPRTASLPQLLPAKSVPPAPIPEVGEFTPEELVNIRVYETTNRGVVNITTKGAPIETFFGVTEPAEGAGSGSVIDTAGHILTNYHVIAGASQISVTLFDGNNYDAALVGQDPHNDTAVLLIKAPPEVLKPLRFGDSSRLRVGQKIYAIGNPFGLERTMTVGIISSLNRSLPSTGGRTMKSIIQIDAALNRGNSGGPLINSRGELVGMNTAIASRVGENSGVGFAIPVNTIGRVVPQLLANGRVVRAYTGISQVYQTDQGLVVAVLAPEGPAEKAGLRGFRLVKTQKRRGPFLFEERTIDRNWADRIIGADGRAVTEADDLMAMIDNKRPGQIITLRVVREGRELDVPIQLGESD is encoded by the coding sequence GTGGCGAACCAGCCGCGCACCGCCTCGCTGCCGCAACTGCTGCCCGCAAAATCCGTCCCACCTGCTCCCATTCCTGAAGTGGGGGAATTCACGCCTGAGGAACTGGTTAACATTCGGGTCTATGAAACAACCAACCGCGGCGTGGTGAACATCACCACCAAAGGGGCCCCGATTGAGACGTTTTTCGGCGTGACGGAGCCGGCCGAAGGCGCTGGGTCCGGTTCGGTGATTGATACGGCCGGTCACATTTTGACGAACTACCACGTCATCGCCGGAGCCAGCCAGATCAGCGTCACCCTGTTCGACGGCAACAACTACGACGCCGCCCTGGTCGGCCAGGATCCGCACAACGATACGGCCGTGCTGCTCATCAAGGCGCCGCCTGAGGTGCTCAAGCCGCTTCGCTTTGGCGATTCGTCCCGGTTGCGCGTGGGGCAAAAGATTTACGCGATTGGCAACCCGTTTGGTCTGGAAAGGACGATGACGGTCGGTATTATCTCCAGCCTGAACCGGTCGCTGCCTTCGACCGGGGGCCGCACCATGAAGTCGATCATTCAGATCGACGCCGCCCTGAACCGCGGCAACTCGGGCGGCCCGCTGATTAACAGCCGCGGCGAACTGGTCGGTATGAATACCGCCATCGCCAGCCGCGTCGGCGAGAACTCTGGCGTGGGCTTTGCGATTCCCGTCAACACCATCGGTCGCGTGGTCCCGCAATTGCTGGCCAACGGACGAGTCGTGCGAGCCTACACCGGTATTTCCCAGGTGTACCAGACCGACCAGGGACTGGTCGTGGCGGTGCTGGCCCCCGAGGGACCGGCCGAGAAAGCAGGGCTCCGCGGCTTCCGCCTGGTGAAGACGCAAAAGCGTCGCGGCCCCTTTCTGTTTGAAGAACGCACCATCGACCGGAACTGGGCCGATCGCATCATTGGCGCCGACGGCCGCGCCGTCACCGAAGCCGACGACCTGATGGCGATGATCGACAACAAACGACCCGGCCAGATCATCACCCTCCGCGTCGTGCGCGAAGGACGCGAACTCGACGTCCCGATCCAACTCGGCGAAAGCGACTAA
- a CDS encoding ABC transporter ATP-binding protein encodes MPKLVVTDLSKTFPSRDGDLSILDSVNFCLAAGDSQGDDPSLVDNLAVLGPSGSGKSTLLHILGTLDEPSAGKVLLDDEDPFTLAEKDLARFRNHNIGFIFQEHHLLPQLSVVENVVVPAMADGRVGAELLERAHDLVDRVGLSERRSHRPAELSGGERQRAAVARALLLKPKLLLADEPTGSLDRANAQSIGELLLDLQQQEGTLLVVVTHSEELAAHLKRRLRLIEGKLTEVTD; translated from the coding sequence ATGCCGAAGCTCGTAGTAACCGACCTGAGCAAGACGTTCCCGTCGCGGGATGGCGACCTGTCGATTCTGGACAGCGTGAATTTCTGCCTCGCCGCTGGTGATTCCCAGGGAGACGACCCGTCGCTGGTCGACAATCTGGCCGTGCTGGGACCCAGCGGTTCCGGCAAGAGCACGCTGCTGCACATTCTGGGAACTCTCGATGAGCCCAGTGCTGGCAAGGTGCTGCTCGATGACGAAGATCCGTTCACTCTGGCGGAAAAAGATCTCGCCCGATTCCGGAATCACAACATTGGATTCATCTTTCAGGAACACCATTTGCTCCCCCAGTTATCGGTAGTGGAAAACGTGGTGGTGCCGGCGATGGCCGACGGCCGTGTGGGGGCCGAACTGCTGGAACGGGCCCATGATCTGGTCGATCGGGTCGGCCTGTCAGAGCGCCGAAGTCACCGCCCTGCCGAGCTTTCCGGCGGCGAACGCCAGCGAGCGGCTGTCGCCAGGGCCCTGCTGCTGAAGCCGAAACTCCTGTTGGCCGATGAGCCGACCGGTAGCCTGGATCGAGCGAATGCCCAATCCATAGGCGAGTTGCTGCTCGATTTGCAGCAGCAAGAGGGAACTTTGTTGGTGGTCGTCACTCATAGCGAGGAACTTGCCGCCCATTTAAAACGCCGATTGCGACTGATCGAAGGAAAGTTGACCGAAGTCACCGATTGA